The following coding sequences lie in one Xyrauchen texanus isolate HMW12.3.18 chromosome 25, RBS_HiC_50CHRs, whole genome shotgun sequence genomic window:
- the LOC127618410 gene encoding prostaglandin E synthase 3-like: MQPASAKWYDRRDAVFIEFCIEDSKDVKVKFDKTKLDFSCVGGTDNTKHHNEVELLESIEPNGSKHKRTDRSVFCCLKKAEPGKSWPRLTKEKAKLNWLSVDFNNWKDWEDDSDEELSSFDRFSEMMNNMGGEDDLPEVDGAEDEESADSDDEKMPDLE; the protein is encoded by the exons AT GCAGCCAGCAAGTGCCAAGTGGTATGACAGACGGGATGCagtcttcattgaattttgtATAGAAGACAGCAAAGATGTCAAAGTTAAATTTGACAAAACAAAGCTTGATTTCAG ttgtgTTGGTGGAACAGATAACACAAAACACCATAATGAAGTAGAACTTCTTGAGTCCATTGAACCAAAT GGGTCTAAACACAAACGCACAGACAGGTCTGTGTTTTGCTGTCTAAAGAAAGCGGAACCTGGCAAATCTTGGCCAAGGTTAACAAAAGAAAAGGCGAAG CTTAATTGGCTCAGTGTTGATTTTAATAACTGGAAAGACTGGGAAGATGATTCAGATGAAGAATTGTCCAGTTTTGACCGCTTTTCAGAG ATGATGAACAACATGGGTGGGGAAGATGACCTTCCAGAAGTGGATGGTGCAGAAGAT GAAGAGTCTGCAGATAGTGATGATGAAA AAATGCCAGACCTTGAGTGA
- the LOC127618405 gene encoding probable E3 ubiquitin-protein ligase DTX3 isoform X2, with the protein MSVRAGQGSDEVLVSQAVWDYLAAAGRPWLVAFEDKQGLSADIIRRGEHGGCCAVRLSPVEGSNRARTGLMEGLVSPITQKAFIDLCRCARKEMTKQEAAPKRKRSLLPCVTSMEPDGEGSLLPPPPQPRRSQRQQQKYRKNADMQTCVVLPMLHEATARTGPELNMGQVNEEESTICSICMGEMVEKTILDKCGHAFCRTCLERAFQVKKVCPVCRLVYGQLIGNQPANGSMIVERDPDLELPGHEGCGCICIIYTFPPGFQAQEHPNPGVRYPGTDRVAYLPDSPEGNRVLCMLRRAFEQRLIFTIGTSMTTGMHNVITWNDIHHKTSIWGGPRCFGYPDPTYLVRVMEELREKGITAD; encoded by the exons ATGAGCGTGCGAGCGGGGCAGGGCAGTGACGAGGTGCTGGTGTCGCAGGCGGTGTGGGATTACCTTGCAGCTGCTGGACGGCCCTGGTTGGTTGCCTTTGAGGACAAGCAGGGACTAAGTGCAGACATAATCCGACGTGGGGAGCATGGCGGCTGCTGTGCTGTGCGACTCTCCCCAGTGGAGGGCAGCAACAGAGCCAGAACTGGGCTGATGGAGGGTCTGGTGTCTCCCATCACACAGAAAGCCTTCATAGACTTATGCCGCTGTGCCCGAAAGGAAATGACCAAACAGGAGGCAGCTCCTAAGAGGAAACGGTCTCTGCTACCCTGTGTGACATCAATGGAGCCTGATGGAGAGGGGAGTTTGTTGCCTCCGCCTCCTCAACCACGGCGCTCCCAGAGGCAACAGCAGAAATATAGGAAAAATGCGGACATGCAGACCTGTGTGGTTTTACCCATGCTACATGAGGCCACAGCAAGAACTGGGCCTGAATTAAACATGGGACAGGTAAATGAAGAAGAGAGCACTATTTGCTCCATATGCATGGGGGAGATGGTGGAAAAGACAATTCTGGACAAATGTGGCCATGCGTTCTGCCGGACTTGCTTAGAACGGGCTTTCCAAGTGAAGAAGGTCTGTCCTGTGTGCAGACTTGTGTATGGTCAACTTATTGGTAATCAACCGGCCAACGGGAGCATGATTGTTGAAAGAGATCCAGACCTGGAGTTGCCTGGACATGAAGGATGTGGCTGTATATGCATTATTTACACTTTCCCTCCTGGTTTCCAAGCG CAAGAACATCCGAACCCTGGGGTGCGATACCCCGGCACAGACCGTGTGGCGTACCTGCCAGACAGCCCTGAGGGAAACCGTGTTCTATGCATGCTGCGCCGGGCTTTCGAGCAACGGCTTATCTTTACTATAGGCACCTCTATGACAACTGGCATGCATAACGTCATTACCTGGAATGATATCCATCACAAGACCTCCATATGGGGCGGACCACGATG cTTTGGTTATCCAGATCCTACATACCTCGTGCGGGTGATGGAGGAACTGCGAGAGAAAGGAATAACTGCCGACTGA
- the LOC127618405 gene encoding probable E3 ubiquitin-protein ligase DTX3 isoform X1 — protein MQRSFVDFIERTKAVGSLYIHLFRESHHIREIGTLLQIKEFMGSKVSFDEMSVRAGQGSDEVLVSQAVWDYLAAAGRPWLVAFEDKQGLSADIIRRGEHGGCCAVRLSPVEGSNRARTGLMEGLVSPITQKAFIDLCRCARKEMTKQEAAPKRKRSLLPCVTSMEPDGEGSLLPPPPQPRRSQRQQQKYRKNADMQTCVVLPMLHEATARTGPELNMGQVNEEESTICSICMGEMVEKTILDKCGHAFCRTCLERAFQVKKVCPVCRLVYGQLIGNQPANGSMIVERDPDLELPGHEGCGCICIIYTFPPGFQAQEHPNPGVRYPGTDRVAYLPDSPEGNRVLCMLRRAFEQRLIFTIGTSMTTGMHNVITWNDIHHKTSIWGGPRCFGYPDPTYLVRVMEELREKGITAD, from the exons ATGCAGCGGTCGTTTGTTGACTTCATCGAGAGGACGAAGGCCGTCGGTTCCCTTTACATTCATCTCTTCCGGGAAAGTCACCACATAAG GGAAATAGGCACGTTACTGCAAATAAAGGAATTTATGGGATCAAAAG TTTCATTTGATGAGATGAGCGTGCGAGCGGGGCAGGGCAGTGACGAGGTGCTGGTGTCGCAGGCGGTGTGGGATTACCTTGCAGCTGCTGGACGGCCCTGGTTGGTTGCCTTTGAGGACAAGCAGGGACTAAGTGCAGACATAATCCGACGTGGGGAGCATGGCGGCTGCTGTGCTGTGCGACTCTCCCCAGTGGAGGGCAGCAACAGAGCCAGAACTGGGCTGATGGAGGGTCTGGTGTCTCCCATCACACAGAAAGCCTTCATAGACTTATGCCGCTGTGCCCGAAAGGAAATGACCAAACAGGAGGCAGCTCCTAAGAGGAAACGGTCTCTGCTACCCTGTGTGACATCAATGGAGCCTGATGGAGAGGGGAGTTTGTTGCCTCCGCCTCCTCAACCACGGCGCTCCCAGAGGCAACAGCAGAAATATAGGAAAAATGCGGACATGCAGACCTGTGTGGTTTTACCCATGCTACATGAGGCCACAGCAAGAACTGGGCCTGAATTAAACATGGGACAGGTAAATGAAGAAGAGAGCACTATTTGCTCCATATGCATGGGGGAGATGGTGGAAAAGACAATTCTGGACAAATGTGGCCATGCGTTCTGCCGGACTTGCTTAGAACGGGCTTTCCAAGTGAAGAAGGTCTGTCCTGTGTGCAGACTTGTGTATGGTCAACTTATTGGTAATCAACCGGCCAACGGGAGCATGATTGTTGAAAGAGATCCAGACCTGGAGTTGCCTGGACATGAAGGATGTGGCTGTATATGCATTATTTACACTTTCCCTCCTGGTTTCCAAGCG CAAGAACATCCGAACCCTGGGGTGCGATACCCCGGCACAGACCGTGTGGCGTACCTGCCAGACAGCCCTGAGGGAAACCGTGTTCTATGCATGCTGCGCCGGGCTTTCGAGCAACGGCTTATCTTTACTATAGGCACCTCTATGACAACTGGCATGCATAACGTCATTACCTGGAATGATATCCATCACAAGACCTCCATATGGGGCGGACCACGATG cTTTGGTTATCCAGATCCTACATACCTCGTGCGGGTGATGGAGGAACTGCGAGAGAAAGGAATAACTGCCGACTGA